The Anoplolepis gracilipes chromosome 5, ASM4749672v1, whole genome shotgun sequence region GCATCAATCTCACTTTTAAATCACCTTATTTTCTTTGACATGATACTTGAGTGTATCCTCTGCCTCGCAGAGTACAAACTTTCGAGGATGATAACGCGAATCTTCCTTTCCGCGTTTCATTAAAAATCCTTCCATAAATCCTGACACATAGTGATTTTGTCTTTCAGGATGACAAAATTCTTCCCTCTCATATTTTGCTCTTATCCACTGTTCGACTAAAactctaataattaaaaaacaaaaattagttTCCATTAACACAgacactttaatattaaattttagtagaaacatacaatttaatgtttaattataatctaccGCTGTTAGTTGATAAGACGAATAATAATGTCATCAGAGATAATGAACTGAAACAGGAAAACCACAAGAAGCACTTGATAACTCACTGTGGGGCATCTGGGCTTGGTCTACGATAGCAAGAAGGTACACGTTCCTCATAGTGCAGTCTCGCTGCTGTATTACCCACTTCGCGCATCCTATTCACTTGGGAATCTTCCCATCTATCTAACTTTAAGTGCTTCACTTTCGATATATGTGCTCCCATGGATCTGTGTACGCCGGCACATCTCGTACAAACAAATATACCTATGTTGTAAGACGCCCATTCTGGATCTGAAATGTGTAATGACAGTACGATCAGTGAGGCAATAATATGGGCGagattgtttttaaaatcaaattgaaggaaaaaatagaagaagatATCACGTCCGTTCTCAGATTTAAAGATCACTATCGTTTCGGTACAGGATGCTACTTATCACACGAGCGATTAAATTCCCTTAATGTCGTAACGCGCGATTAACTGTATTGACGTTAAATCAAGACATTTACGCGAATCGCGATCAATTTCGAAATCAAACTTACAACACTTTGCGCGATTACGCGatcgtaatatttaaatatcacggTATAAAAACAAACACGTCTCTCGGAGGTTACGCCACAATTTTCCGTAGGTTATATCGAACGTACGCGAATCGCACGCGTCTCGCTCGTGGATGACGGCTGAGGGTAAACGGAACCTTCTTACGGAACGCACTCACTCTTGGCCCCACAGTCCGCGCACACGTTGTTCCCAGGCTTTTTGAGGAGTTCCGCCAACAACTTCTCGTTCGTGTCCGCCATCTTAAAACATTGACATACGAAAATGTTCATACACCGTGGACGAACGCAGCTCGCGGCTCGCGGCTCGCGGCTCGCGGCTCCTCCTTTTTCCGACTCTGTCACAAATATAAGTATACACATTAACCATAGACTTGTGAAATATAGATGGGCGTCAGCTGTCAATGGCATCGTGGAAGGGAGCAGGAGGGAGCCTGGGTTTTATTTGACTCACTCGCATTTTGCGCGCGAAATACAAATCATCATTAGCTACagtttttcaaattcttttatattatttaatgctatttatattatttattattatgctattattttacaaattctttttaataatataatatatatatatatatatatatatatatacatattttaatagaagaaATCGACGCATGCGCACTAATCGTTGATTGTGGCTGTCATTTCACAATAGATTAATtctgtcattttattttttttctctcttatcttataattattacattattacaattattagtaacaattttaacatttcaaaaatttctccATTCGTGTGAcactgtgtatgtgtgtgtgtgtgtatgtgcgtgtttCTTGCATTGCAATACTGatctaaagaatatataaccATTGGCAAACTGATTGCACGAATCACGAATCTCCAAtaatttctctccttttttttctctctctctctctctctctctctctctccaagGAAATTTAGAATTGGCTTCTTCgtcatgaatataaataactgtTATTGTTTACTGTTTTGTTTTGATAATTCGaacgaaaaaaagatttaaatccgagagagataatataaaagctgggagatatttttacaaaacaatGCAAAATGGATTACAGTATTGTTTACGTCTAGTCTAGATTGAAAGAggttatattaattgatttagtTTGATAAACAAACATACAATGACACGTGTATGCATCTGTTGCAAATATCGTGTAATGCAAACACATGCTGCGTCAGACATATCTCTTTATGGGTGAGTATTTTAACATTTCCACAACTATCTGAGTACTGtgtgtattaatatttgacgCAAAATGATTGGCAAAATATTCTCCCAAGGTTACCAAAAAACGACGAATTACTGAATAAATGGGTGCTGGCGATCGGCAAAACGGAAAAGAAGATCTGCGAATCGTCGCGAATATGTTCGCGTCATTTTAAGAAAGATGACTTTAGGTACAGCATAGTTGGAGGCAAGCGGTTTTTAAAGCCAGGTGCGATACCATCTCTTTATTTGAACAAGGAGAGTAAGAATAGTCGGCTTTCTGACAGTGGAGACATGGTGGGAACTATGGAAAacaaatcattaaataataccATATCGCAAGTAGATGATGGTAAAGATAATCAACTGTCATGTATAATTGAAATGAAGATACAAACAACCACCGAGGACACAAACGAGAGTACTGAATTTGTCACTCACGAATGCTGTGATAAAACACAATTGTCTGAAAGGTAAGCGATATAATGAttcctttatattatatctaagagaatatgttttatagaaggtattttttttttttttttttttttagaatatcagCTTCTTCATTAGACTCCTCTTCTTCAAATGAgccagaaaagaaatataaaaaacatttgtatGATGTCAGATGGGAGGAAATTTCTACATCTCCAGTGCAAGCTAAAATTTATTGGGAAGTggcaattaaaagaattacaaGGCAAAAAGTAATACTGAGAAGCTTACGACAAAAAGTCAAAaggttaaaaaaaacaattctaGAGTTACAGACTCGCGTCAAAAAAGTAGCGAGTAGCGACTCGCAgtaaacattgtaaaaattgtataattgtaacatatgtcaataaattttcaatatctttaattatatatgtatatattgatggataaatctaatatatgtaGAACAGACactatattgtataaataatgttttttttctttaattttctgtatttttctatttatacatattttcttttttttttttttttaattaaataagagtaagatagtatatatacacacatatatatatagtattttgtattttaaacttGTTACACCAAGCATAAAAAGTGTAAACAGTGTAGATAGAATTCCTGTTtgaaaattactaaaatttcTAGGGATGTGCACAGATTAtttgatatgtataaaatgtgaatatttcacattaaatctactagattattttatatatgactgCAAAAATAGGATCAGTATTACGTCCCCATGAAAAACATGGTTacaatcattatatatcttggAAATAGGTATCGTCATTTCCTCCTAGGGAACATACTCGGCTCtcttatatagtaatatatgaACCAAAAAGTGCTTGCGAGaaagcatttattatatcataaatataaaacaaaagtatttatgataataattttttcaaaaataaagaaaagaaatgtgCGTATTTCGCCTTattcgaaatttatttaaaaattatgatattttgtcatttgcaaattttgaaatttttacatgtaaaatacaataaaatattataaatatgccctcttctattaataaaatctttgtttATGTTCAAAAAAACAGAATACAATCAATTATCGATATGTATTATATCTGCTCGCTTGGAAAAATCTGACAgtgaaaaagtttataataacaGTAAACTGTCATGAAAcgtttttgaattttgaaaagtcAGAGAATTCTGatggaattttattcaaagaattttaaaaaaatttaattatctctgataatttttcctttatattataaacagagTCGATAATTCCGAATTGACAAAGTTACTGCGATATCGCACATACATTCGTGTTTTTccttacaagatttgagtagatattagaattagataattaaagaaaaaaaaatatatatatatataaaataatatatattatatgtaaataaataaatattatttacattgttttgtgtatatagaatatattatgacaataaataaaattaaaacggcCCTCTAAggttaaatacaaataattataaaagggCTAATGAAAGGCCAAGTTCAGTTATTGGTGAgcatacaaaaattttcttttattttaaaaaacttaataatctAACATCAAAATAAGAATGCGAACGTTTCAGTCAATCTTTTGACCCGTTTCAAagcaaattacaataaaaacttaaatcgCAAACAAATtagaaacaatataaaaattaaaaaaaaaacgatgataTTGTCTCATTTAGATTTACAAGCTAATTGTCATCAAggtaaaattttcgaaacaaGATATACGTTCCATACTAGGTGAAATCCAAGAGGTATGttaaatcttaatataatcaatagcTTCCAATACTTTACATTCTAAATTGTTTAGAATGTAATGTTTGATGATTGACAGTTGAgacaagaatattttatggctttctaatttttaaacagGCGTTTCATATCAAATTTTCAAGCGTTGATCAACATTTCAAACGCTTCGATTCTATCTACATCCGATTTGAATCGCAATATAGactcaaaaaattttgtcgaCAATCTATCGATGACAAGGTGTGTGTTAGACAAGCATAAAATAGACAATACAAACACTGAACGGCTTGTGATTAATGTTTT contains the following coding sequences:
- the LOC140666381 gene encoding uncharacterized protein isoform X1; protein product: MTRVCICCKYRVMQTHAASDISLYGLPKNDELLNKWVLAIGKTEKKICESSRICSRHFKKDDFRYSIVGGKRFLKPGAIPSLYLNKESKNSRLSDSGDMVGTMENKSLNNTISQVDDGKDNQLSCIIEMKIQTTTEDTNESTEFVTHECCDKTQLSERISASSLDSSSSNEPEKKYKKHLYDVRWEEISTSPVQAKIYWEVAIKRITRQKVILRSLRQKVKRLKKTILELQTRVKKVASSDSQ
- the LOC140666381 gene encoding uncharacterized protein isoform X2, whose protein sequence is MTRVCICCKYRVMQTHAASDISLYGLPKNDELLNKWVLAIGKTEKKICESSRICSRHFKKDDFRYSIVGGKRFLKPGAIPSLYLNKESKNSRLSDSGDMVGTMENKSLNNTISQVDDGKDNQLSCIIEMKIQTTTEDTNESTEFVTHECCDKTQLSERWEEISTSPVQAKIYWEVAIKRITRQKVILRSLRQKVKRLKKTILELQTRVKKVASSDSQ